The proteins below are encoded in one region of Pangasianodon hypophthalmus isolate fPanHyp1 chromosome 6, fPanHyp1.pri, whole genome shotgun sequence:
- the ap2m1b gene encoding AP-2 complex subunit mu-B, which produces MIGGLFIYNHKGEVLISRVYRDDIGRNAVDAFRVNVIHARQQVRSPVTNIARTSFFHVKRSNIWLAAVTKQNVNAAMVFEFLYKMCDVMTAYFGKISEENIKNNFVLIYELLDEILDFGYPQNSETGALKTFITQQGIKSQHHTKEEQSQITSQVTGQIGWRREGIKYRRNELFLDVLESVNLLMSPQGQVLSAHVSGRVVMKSYLSGMPECKFGMNDKIVIDKQGKGGTTDDAGKSSGKQSIAIDDCTFHQCVRLSKFDSERSISFIPPDGEYELMRYRTTKDIILPFRVIPLVREVGRTKLEVKVVIKSNFKPSLLAQKIEVRIPTPLNTSGVQVICMKGKAKYKASENAIVWKIKRMAGMKESQISAEIELLPTNDKKKWARPPISMNFEVPFAPSGLKVRYLKVFEPKLNYSDHDVIKWVRYIGRSGIYETRC; this is translated from the exons ATGATCGGAGGACTTTTCATCTACAACCACAAGGGCGAGGTGCTGATCTCGCGCGTCTACCGCGATGACATAGG GAGGAATGCTGTGGATGCATTCCGAGTTAATGTGATCCACGCACGCCAGCAGGTCCGCTCGCCCGTCACCAACATCGCACGCACCAGTTTCTTCCATGTCAAGCGCTCCAACATCTGGCTGGCTGCAGTCACCAAGCAGAATGTCAACGCCGCCATGGTGTTCGAGTTCCTCTACAAGATGTGCGACGTCATGACCGCTTACTTCGGCAAGATCAGTGAGGAGAACATCAAAAACAACTTTGTGTTGATCTACGAGCTGTTAGACG AGATCCTGGACTTTGGATACCCACAAAACTCTGAGACCGGAGCACTGAAGACCTTCATCACTCAGCAGGGCATCAAGAGCCAG CATCAT ACTAAAGAAGAGCAGTCTCAGATCACCAGTCAGGTGACTGGGCAGATCGGATGGAGGCGTGAGGGCATCAAGTACCGTCGCAACGAGCTCTTCCTGGATGTTCTGGAGAGTGTGAACCTGCTCATGTCACCCCAGG gtcaggTACTGAGCGCCCATGTCTCAGGCCGTGTGGTGATGAAGAGCTACCTGAGCGGCATGCCAGAGTGCAAGTTCGGCATGAATGACAAGATTGTCATCGACAAGCAGGGCAAAGGGGGCACTACTGACGATGCAGGCAAGAG CAGTGGGAAGCAGTCTATAGCCATCGATGACTGCACCTTCCACCAGTGTGTGCGACTCAGCAAGTTTGACTCGGAGCGCAGCATCAGCTTTATCCCACCGGATGGAGAGTACGAGCTCATGAG GTATCGCACCACCAAGGACATCATCCTGCCGTTCCGCGTCATTCCTCTGGTAAGAGAGGTGGGACGCACCAAGCTGGAGGTGAAGGTGGTCATCAAGTCCAACTTCAAACCGTCACTGCTGGCCCAGAAGATTGAG GTGCGCATTCCCACCCCACTCAACACCAGTGGTGTGCAGGTGATCTGCATGAAGGGAAAAGCCAAGTACAAGGCCAGTGAAAACGCCATCGTGTGGAA gatcaAGAGGATGGCTGGTATGAAGGAGTCACAAATCAGTGCTGAGATTGAGCTGCTGCCCACCAATGACAAGAAGAAGTGGGCTCGTCCACCCATCTCCATGAACTTTGAG GTGCCCTTCGCCCCGTCCGGACTCAAGGTGCGCTACTTAAAGGTGTTTGAGCCGAAGCTGAACTACAGCGATCACGATGTGATTAAATGGGTTCGCTACATCGGCCGCAGCGGCATCTACGAGACCCGCTGCTAA